ATCCACGAGAGGCAGCACCTCTCTCCCTGGAGCACCAGAAAATTTTTACAGGTTACAATTTCCCCTTTGCGGATGGAAAACGTCCTCAGCTGGAAATCTAAACTTTAAAAGAAGCATATGAATATGGTTCAGTGAGCAATTGATGGGagattttaattaatttctgcTAATAAGAGAAAACATGGTAGCACTTTCTTCCAGGCACAGAGAGCTTTATACCTTATATATACcttatataaaagtataaagCTCATATATAGGAGTAGAACTTCATGGTGATTAAACTTATCCAAAGCATCATCTTACAGTAATGTACATAGAAGCTGTTCCACTGAGCTGTGCTTTGTTTCTTCATCATAAATATTCCCTGCAGTGGATGAAGGCTGTTTTGGATTATTACAATGCAAAGCCTTGTCCAATGCCGGGAACCCACACCTTGAAGTTCATTGATCACATTTTGCCCAAGGGTTTGGTCGGTCTTTCTTAGACTTGCTGAGGCAGCAGTCGTACTGTGCGcagtcatttgtttgtttttagttcatGAGCGTGAACTGCTCTGTTTCCAGTTGTGCTACCTTTTTAAGGATGCCATTTTTAGGCTCCAAATTTATCAAAGGTCCTATTGACTCATTATCTTTTTTGACCTTATTCACATAATACACAAGTAAATCTACACAAAGCGGAGCCTTGGTTATTTGAATGCCATTCttatttttgttcttatttCATCCCTGTATATAACACATTTGCGAATCACAAGTTTGGGAAAATTAATTACATTTGTTTGTCTCTAAATAAAACCTAAAACAACTGTTATTTTTTCATTGCTAATTTTGGGAACAAAGATACAAACAGTGTATTTTTCACGGCCTAGAATTTAACCAGTAATAGAAATAGTGATTTGCTTCAACCTCTAGTTTAATATATAGAAGTTTTATGAACATTTCGTGAACATGATTATTTTATGAAGTATGCAACCCCACCTCTCCACCCCCATGAATCCCATGTTTTCCTGTTAATGTTCTACTTTTGCCTTCCAACTCTTTGAAGTCATTtggagaaaaacagagggggaGGGGGTAATGGTGGGTATGGTTACCATGGCGTAAGAGGCTTAAATCAAATACAAATGCATTTTAGCTTAAGCGTTCCATCCTCACTCTTTTTGCAGATTTTAGCTTCAGTCTCTTTCCCACTGTCTTACATTTTCTGTGCAACTATCACTTGCCATGCCTTCACCTGTCAGTCTTTGCAGCttgctattttttttcatttaacagcaACAAAATAATGAGTCATATTTACACATTTTCCTCGCGTCTAATGGCTTCATTAATCCAAATCCAGACCAATCTGCATGAGATCATGTGCTCACAGCAAGATGATGTATCATCAGTGCCTTTGACTCAAACATGGCATGATCTTTGCATTTGGAGCTGAGGAAGACATCACAGAGTCCTTCGTTAGGATAAATGTGTGActcgtgcgcgtgtgtgcgtgcaagcttgagtatttgtgtgtgggggggagggGCATGCATACATGTGTTTGTCTCTCTAATGGTGGCTGAAAAACCTGGAAAATTATCTTGCTAATGAGTCACTACCAACTACAGCATGTCCTTGGCTTTTAAAGATGATGTCACTGTGAAGCAGGTGTTCATGGTTAAAAGGCAGCTTAATCACGCCACCACTTCAACCCCCGCCACCATTACCACTGCCACCACACCCACATCTGTATCTACTCTAATATTGTTATCAGAGTGTCATCAGACTTCCTCTCAAGCTTCTATTTTTGTCCAATTTCATTCTTGGATTGTGAGCGTATACTGatatatatttgcatatttcCTGGCATGTAGCCTACTAAATATTCATTCAGTGTGATTAGggttatttaaaaataactaaataccATCTGATAGTAAAGGGTAAGTGAATTGTCAAAACACTACCACCCCATTTCATCCATTAACGAAGATATTCATGCAGCAGATATATTGATGGGCGTATCCGGAAGATTTGGGGGTTCAGTGTTTTGGCCAAGGAGACACGGCCTCCCCGTAATCTAAATTAGGACTGCCCCCAAACATTTACATCCGTAATACATTTTCAGAAAAGCTTTATTGCATGTTTGAAAGAGTGTGGAGGCTAATTCTAAAATAAATTACAGAAGTATTAAAAGTCGAAGTCAGTCTGATAACCATGCAATCTTTCATTTTTCACAAGACAAAGGAAGCTTTGAATGTGTGGATGTGGAGACATTAAATACAAAGATGACAGTTCGCAGCTTTGAGAAATTCTGTTCTGGACATGACGGTGTCAGAGATGATGGAAAATAACTGTTAGAACAAATGCGGGCTGGAGCAATTAACTGAACTGAAGCTAAATCTCACGACACAGAGACGAGATGGGAGGAAAACCTTTATGTGGCAGTCAATCTGGGTGTGCCATTGCAGCAGCATGACCAGCGTCGGCAATGGTAATTTTTTGCTGACTTGAGTTTTGGGAGGTAGGATTCTCATCTTGCTCTGAATGTCACAATGTTGAATATCTGGGGATGGATCAGATGTTGGAGACTGGTATTGTATATAGATGATTCTTGCTATGTAGCCCTGAAGCCTCAGCTTGAAGTCCTAACTATTAAGACAAACAACCGACATCAAGCGTAGTAATCGATAAACCACGCAATGTGACAGACACTGCCCGCTCGCTAAGACACTGTAAGCAGTAGTGTCAGCACTGCAGTGGTATGGCTCAGCTTACAATCTCATATGTATCCTCAAAATATAAAGCTATTTAATACAAAATGCtttagaaaaagacaaaattgtgtctgtgtttggtCTTTTCTTCATCTGAGTGGAGGAGACATGAGGTCACATTTTACTGTGCAAACTGATAAGCACACCAAGAAAATGGCACCGGGTAACATAGTGGATTAGGTAGCAGCAGAGGAGACAAGGAATAAGAGACTGTGAAATCTATTACAGAGATGTGTCCTGAGACAATGGAAGAAAATGAACATTTGTGGTGCTTggcattaaaatgtttttaaaatctgtatttatatatgcttgtgaaagcaaagcaaagattttaatttctcttcgtctttttcttcctttgtaTTCACCGTTTCTTCGTTGATACAGCGTTTTCATCTTACTCCTTGTCTGCCTTAGCATCTTATATCATTGGTTCATCTGTTGTGTCCATCAGTTTCACTAAAATGTCACCTAAAAATCAAACATGGGACTTTCTCCTTGTATGCTGGTGGTGACTTGCTTGCATACAGCTTCACAGatgctgtgtgtttcttttcccaTTGTGAATTCCACACCCACAAACACCTACGCTTGCAAACACAGGTTCCCTGGAGAGCTCATTAATGAGCTCCTTTCTGACGTTTGGTTGCTTATAGTACTTATTGTACATATAGtacttatttttctatttttgtttaacctttatttatacaggtaaTCCCACTGAGACTCAGTGTCtctctaaccctaaccctacctgTTTCAGACAAGTAGAATTAATAGATTTTGTAATAGAATTACAAaatcaaaagaataaaatagCAAAAACTGTCTAATGTTGAAACAATAGACACTTTTATTTGATGAGGACAGATGATGACAGTCATGTCACAACAACAGATCAGTCTGACTGATACTGTGATGAAAATGTATAATTTTGTGCAAAATGAGCTTTTGCCTCACAAGTTCAGTCCAGTTGTTACATTTCAGTTTCACAAATTTTAGCCTAAATAAAAGTAGTTTTTCCCACACAGACACGTGTGTTCTGTAAATGACAGCATTATCACGATACTAATTCATTTCACTCAAAAATGAAAAGTGATGATAGATACACTGTGCAGCATGACAAGTGGCAACACTGTTGATTTATTAATTGCTCTTTTACGTTTTGTGGAAGATGAGTGTGTTCCCTAGCCTACAGATAAATGCCCACCCCCAATCAAAGTCTCATCCTTGCACAAAATCTAAGTCTGACTTGTATAGCAACATTTTTTCTGACAATTTTATCAAACAATAGTCCAATATGCTTGCTTGCAATAGTTCTAGAGAAAATGTAAGATGTAAACAAGGTTTTTGAGCAGATACAAAGTTAACATCAGATTTATGTTCAGCTCAGATCTCACTATTGACATTTAGACAACTATAGCAAAACCAACTCGGCTGTTGGTCCAGCCATACTAGATTGAATATTACTCTCTGAGGAGCACGTCTCCGAAGGTCCGCAGGGGTTGGCCATTAGGAGAGGGCTGGTAAGTGGGGGTCATACTGACAGAGCAGTACTGGCATCCAttttggttctgctggaggtgcAGACAGGAGATTCGATTGCTCATATTAGCAGTaaaaagttgaaaaataaacaaaaacattggaCATTCTTACAGGCATGAGTGGGCATGCTTTCATTTGCTTTTCATTTACTTGAATTACGTAAGCAGGAGGAGGCAGCACTAATAAAAAAGCGCAGGGTTGGCAAATTGTTGCACTCTGAAGAGAGAGTGTTTGTCTGTTCAAGTTTCCTGCCTATCCATACTAATTTTATTGGGCTCCATGACACTGCATGATGTAATTCACACCTGGTTTGGGGTTTGAGGTTTCTAAACTGGCCTGGCAGCTCTGTGAGCACCAGCCAGTGTTTATCAGGAATCTGCATGCAAAAAGATGGTTTTTGTGTCCCTAATTtattttagagaaaaacaaagtcTGAACAAAATGTTGAAAAGCGCAGACCCTTGGACACCAATCTGCCAGTAGGTCTCAGAGGTGGCAGGAGTCCAGCAGATGATGCTGACTACTGGTACAAGCTACTGTCTATTCTCTGAAAGAGAGCACACTACTCAGCTGTTCTCATCTGAACCACAAATCAAACCGCTGCTTAGCTGTCTGTATAACAAAATTAGTTCAGTGCCGCTAAAGCGCAGTAGCAATGTAAAGTAATGTAGCTGAGGCGGGATATAGCACAAATGTTTATGTTATCAAAGTTGTACCTAGacaagaagaaacaaaagattTTGCTACTCAGCAGGTTTTGAGTAATCATGTTGTCCATGAGAGGGGTCCGTCTTCCAGCTGAGATGGAAAGATTGGGATAGTCCGAGAATGCGgtcaaaaaaaatctcattcgATTAATCTCTGCTCAAACAAGATCAGATCACCTGGTTAGTGATTACGATACCACCAACCTCCAGAATTCAAAATTACCTTCTACAATGAACAAATTATAGAACAGCCTCACACATGTTTGTActgttaaaatataatattgtGGTTTGGGTTTGACCCACGTTAACAGTGTCACATCTGAAGACTCCACTGAGGCTTCGGGTTTCATAGGGTAGGTAGAAATACAGACATTTTGCAGTGGCGGTTGAGGACTGCTGGGGATCAAATTTTCTACCTGTCTCTAATTGACATACATCTGGAATACATCTGGAGTTTATGTCTCTATGCATTGGAGAGTTTTTTGGGTTTCACTTGATTTTTAGAAGGTGAATTTTAATCAACTCCAACACTGATGCTTTGCAAAGAACATAAATGCCTGGAATTGCACTGAAAATCTAAATCCCACGTATGGACCATATGTAATCAATGGAAACCAGATGACCAACTGCCACCTTTGCTCTCGTAGGCTATATCAGCTTTAAGTCTTCCATAGGAGATTTTTACAACTAAATGTGTTCTGACAAAGTGACTGATGAAGGATGTGGCAGTGTAAAGCGTGTACTCACTGCAAGCCTGAGTGTTACAGCAGACTAAGTCCACCCACAGGTTGGCAGAGCTGGTGTCAAACAGCACCTCAAAGGACTTTGGGGGGTGTGCCAATGTTGATGTCTCCATAGTAGGTAGTCTAGGCAACATAATAATTGACAGTAGAACAGAATATAGCAAGTTAGCTAGTTACTGCTCGACGGTTGTGTGTCGTGCATAAGAATTGATTTCCTTACATCAGCGTAGTTATTGATGCACATATCTTGGTAAGGCAgctcatccccccccccccctcgagAGGAGCCCTAAGTTGATAGAAGGCAAAAGCAACATCTTCTATCACTGGCGTTGAAGCTCTTTGAGTTACAGCTATGGGTTCTTTTTTTCCAGATAAAATGATAGCAGTTTCCTTACTTAACCGTTCCTTCGGCAAGCACCACCCACCCCACTACAACAACAAGACACTTGTGATCCCTCCGTGGTACACAACGTTTCTTAATGGCTACAACTCACTTTGGAGCTGTACTGGTGCATTACCACACCAGTGTAATTGTCAAAAATTAAGCCATGTCAGTTCAGATAGGGTCACCTACTTAAAACAAACTTTATGCATAACTTCAGCATGTAATAGGTCTTCAGTACACACCACTTTTTGTAATAACATTTTAGAAACAAAGTCAAAAGCTTTATTATGAAGCACATTATAAATTTGTTTGGGATATCTTACTGGACACATGGAATTTCTGCACTTTCAGCAAAATGCTTTCTCTAATTGTTTTCAGATTATGCTTTTGCTTGTTCAGCATCATATCAAGTGAAAAAAATATGCTCTTGCTCATGTCGCgtctctaaaaaacaaaacgacaGAATGAAACCTatgattattaatttatttcaaGCATTTTGCTAATAGGAGCTCTCTGTACTGTTGGGACTCTTCAAGGACCACTTTAGTACCATTTTATCTGATTAAATTTACATATCAGCACCATGGTTACACTATTTGTGAAGCTGTAGTTTTccaataatgaaaaataaatatattatgtctgaacctctgtatcAACAGTACTTTAAACAGCTTTACCAAAAGCTTTTGTCATTCACCTTATCCTAATTATGATAGTAATATTTGTCTAccataataaaaatatgttaagaAAACTCATTTAGGATAATCGTATTTCACTACAAACTGATTTTTCTAACATTTAGCCCATCGTTCAAATTCCTCTCCTGTTAAAAAACCCAATAACCCTTTTTAAGTCATTACACATTCAAGCTGGCAAGCAGTAAGGGGAAGCCCTGATTGCATTAACTTTTTCATGACCCCTTTTGTATTACTGTGCATCAGCCTGTCCTCTTTCAGAACCACAGACCCAATGACATTGTGTACTTTGGACCCCTATATGATTATATGATGTAAGCTCGCATTCATACGTAATATGTAGAGCGTCCTTATCTTTGCAGGAAAGCTGCAATGCAGCATTTCCTTCAACACACTGCAAGCCAGCTGCTGTAGAACTGGAAACCTGCTGTAACTAATAGAGTAAAGACGGCATAGGGTCTGCTCAAGAAAACTTGGAAAGCCATGACTCATTACAGAGATACACTTCCCTGCTGTAAATGAAAGTTTAGAAATCTTGGTGTAAGAGATAGCAGCGAGTAACGCTTCTGAGTCTTTCTGAGGCATTCAAAGCTCACATTTTTTACAATCATTCCCAGCTAACAGAATTTAAAATATTGACACTGAATTTGGGTGTTTTAGGTGCTGCCACTGTCACTCACTTGATTCAGTGAATGCGCCAGACCTTGTTAGTATGAGATATTATATAATTAGAGATGATAGCGGGTGTTTGTGTGGTTGCTTTTGTTCAGCATATGAGCTTGAGATGCAGACAGAGCCTGACAGCCTATGAGTTAGAGCAGGTTTCCCCTTGATCAGTGTGTGAGCATGAATCAAAAAGAAATTCCCTTTTGGACCGTTCACTGATGGAAAAGACATATTGCAGGTATCAGTATTCTTTTTCAGAATTTGCAGTGAATATACCCTCTCTTGTGTATTCCCAGGCCAGCCCACGACATCAGCCTGGAGGAGTTTGATGATGAAGATCTCTCTGAAATCACAGATGACTGTGGGATTGGACTCAACTATGATTCTGACCCATATGAGAAGGTgagattcttttgttttctcttttttaatagTGTGTTCTATTTTCTCTGAAGACATTTAAGGATATGTTTCATTTGCTGTGCTTCGTGACACAGAAATAATTCTTTAGATTGCCACATGTGGCtagaataaacatgtttacagtctgTTAAAAAAGACGTTTTTGGTCATCAGTGTTAGTGGTGTTGatgccttttggagcatttttacatttatttttattatctgctaaataaaatgtttgtagTGTCATAAAGGACATCAAACAGGTATTTTACTAGTCACTTGGAAATAATTAACTGTTATTTCCATGCGTGTCAATGACTGGTTCACGGTCAATGAATCATGCTAACAAAACAGCATTAACTGATAACTTCACCCTATTCTCTAAATATGGTCATGTTAGCTTACAAAGCCAATAAACAGTGAGCGATATCACTGTTGATATATCCACTTTTGCATATACAAGTTAAGCAGAGCAAGTCTTATCCCTTTTTTCAAATGGCCATTTTAGGACATTCAAGGAAAGTTATGTGCATGTACATATGTGCTAGATCTGCAAAATAATTAATGTAATAAATATTACATGAAGAGACAATTAGAGACTGTTTATCCTAGTTGATTAATGCTAACATGAAGCTGAGAGCAGCAGAAAAATGacatgacaaaaatataattttatgaGAATCAAGGGTGGAAACTTCGTTTGTATAGGGATTAAATGTTCAGAACAGCTTATTTGGATCTGTT
The Maylandia zebra isolate NMK-2024a linkage group LG7, Mzebra_GT3a, whole genome shotgun sequence DNA segment above includes these coding regions:
- the LOC143419608 gene encoding LOW QUALITY PROTEIN: gastricsin-like (The sequence of the model RefSeq protein was modified relative to this genomic sequence to represent the inferred CDS: deleted 2 bases in 2 codons; substituted 7 bases at 7 genomic stop codons), which gives rise to MCINNYADTTYYGDINIGTPPKSFEVLFDTSSANLWVDLVCCNTQACKTGRKFDPQQSSTATAKCLYFYLPYETRSLSGVFRCDTVNVGGIVITNQVIXSCLSRDXSNEIFFDRILGLSQSSISAGRRTPLMDNMITQNLLSSKIFCFFLSSIICWTPATSETYWQIGVQGFLINTGWCSQSCQASLETSNPKPGVNYIMQCHGAQXNXYGXAGNLNRQTLSLQSATICQPCAFLLVLPPPAYVIQQNQNGCQYCSVSMTPTYQPSPNGQPLRTFGDVLLREXYSIXYGWTNSRVGFAIVV